The sequence below is a genomic window from Brevibacillus laterosporus.
TCCAGCATCTGTTTCTTGCAGGAAAAATCCTAAGCCAAAGCCACTCTGATAAGTGTTAAACAGTGGTGTGTTATAGTCATGCATTTGTTTTATCGATTTATTTTGAAGTAATTGTTTTTCTGAATAGCGTCCCTCGTTCATATGTAAGAGGGCAAACTGAGCCAAATCTGTCACCGTCGACATCGCAAAAAAAGACGGATGATAAGCAGTGTTTTCCAAAAAGCGGTGCAGTACACAAATATGATCATCATTTAGATAATGCGGCAAGGCCAACGAGTGAGTCATCGCAAACAGCGGGTCGTACGTGCTACTGTGCATTTTTAGAGGAGAAAAGACTAGCTCTTGAATCAAAGTAGCAAAAGATTTACCGGTAACCTCTTCCGCTACACAGCCAGCTAGATTGTAATGGAAGTTACTATACGTATGAAGTTTTCCTGGTGGTGCCATCAATTCAATTTTTGAAAGCTCTTCACATACATGACGACGTAAACCATCTGGTTCACGACTCCCTAGATAATCGCCACCGTTGCTGAAACCTGCGGAATGGCTCAATAAAGTGCGGAGTGTTAACAAGCGATTATACGCAGAATTTTGAAGTGTAAACCAAGGAATGTAATTCGTGATTGGAGTATCCAAGTCAAGAATACTTTCCTCCACCAGTCGCATTATCAACGTAGCAGTAAACAACTTAGAAATCGAACCTATACGAAATAAAGTCTGTGGAGTTATAGCTACCCCTGAGTCTTGGACACTAGTAACACCAAATCCATTCGCATAGATCAATTCCTTTTCATGAATAATAGCGATGGCCAGACCCGGTACCCGGGCCTGTTCCATTTCCATCATGATTTGATGCTCGAGCTCTTCAATACGTAGCATGCAAATCTCTCCTTTTCATTTCTATAAATGCTCTAGATAATCAGCCAACTCTTCAATTGAAAGCGTATCATTCCCCACATCACTTGGAGTAATTTCATTTTCTTTCTTATTGAGACAATGGTTGATAATTGCAAGCAAATGTTTTTTGTATAAGGTAATAATATTTTGCACTGTGCTGGAATTGTACATTTTTTCGTTATATTCAAAATGTAGACGTAACGTACTATCTTGAATAATACCGACAATTTCAAAATGATACTGTCTCTCCACTTTGTGACTGAGAGTTGGACCTGTATTGAATGGTGAGATTTGAAATGTGTCAGTTGAGATATCTTGGTCAAATTGCCCCAAGTAATTGAACATAATCTGGGGCTTCATAATGAGACAACTCGCTTCCTCTGTTTCAACTGAGGTTAGATAACGTAGAATACCGTAGCCAATTCCCTTATTTGGTACTTTGCGCAAACACTCTTTTGTGTATTTAATTTGATAGGCTACGTCTTCTTCCTCTTTACTTTCAAGCATTACGGGATAAAGGGAAGTAAACCAGCCAACCGTCCGCGAAATGTCAACATTTTCACTGATTGGTTCCCGCCCATGTCCCTCTAAATGTATGAGTGTATGATTTTGGCCAGTCCACTCCCTCATTGCAAGAGCAAGAGCCGTCAGTAGAATGTCATTTATCTCGGTATTGTAAGCATGGTTAACATCTTTTAATAAATGGTTGGTCTCTTCCGAATTTAGGTGCATGGTCAATGTCCTACTGTCCTGCATTCTATTGTCGGTCACAGTCTGATCTTGAGGTAACGATACCACCGGCACTTTAGCCAGCTGTTCCCAATAAGAAGATTCCTTTCGTAAGGTTTGACTATTGGCATAGACATGTAGTTCTGTAGACCATTCTTTAAAAGAGTCGGTCTTATCTTGGAAGTGAATCGCCTCTCCATTTAGCGCCTGCACGTAGCCACTTGCAAGATCATCAAGCAGAATTCGCCAAGAAATTCCATCCACTACAAGATGATGAATGACAATCAACAGATGGTCACCATGATCTGTTTTGAAATGTCCAATCGCCATCAATGGACCTGTGCTAAGATCAAAACCAGCTTGAATATTAGAGGCTTCGGCTTCGATAATAGCTGGTGTCACATGTTCGCCCCTAAAATCCACCAATGTGTAGTCAAACAGCCTATCGGTAAGTCCACGGATCTGCTGTATGACTCGCTCCCCTTCTATCATAAAAGTCATACGCAGTGCATCATGGTGTTCAACAAGTCGTGTAAATACTTTTCGGAGCAATAACTCGTCCCAGCCTTGTTCATGATGTATCATGACTGCATGATTGTAATGATGGGTATCCGTTAGATTTTGCTGAAAGAACCAATGTTGAATCGGTGTTAAACGTACGCCCCCCTCAACCAATTGGTTGGTTGTTCGTTTTGTTTTAATTGGTTTAACATACTGCGACAGTTCTCTGATTGTTGGGTATTTGAATAAATCATTAATTTGGATTTTGTATTGATATTTTTGAATTAAAGAAGACACTTGTATCGCTCTTATGGAATCTCCACCTAGGGAGAAAAAATTGTCATGGACGCTTACTTTGTTGATACCAAGGACTTTTTGCCAAACACTAACTAGTATATCCTCTTTATCATTGGATGCCTCGACATACTCAACTCCAGTGTCTATCAAAGTCCAATCTACAGGCAAAGCGCGTCGATCTATTTTACCATTTGGTGTTAGAGGCAATTGTTCCAAAGTAGCAAAATAAGCAGGAATCATGTAACCTGGCAAACTCTCTGCAAGGAAGCTGCGAAGTTGAGCCACGTTTTTACTTCTTTTGTCTGTATTAGGTTTCCAAACCATGTAGGCAATGAGTTGCTTATCACCGTGCTCATCCGCTTGAGTAGTAATCGCTACTTCTGCAACATCGGAATGCCTAAGGATCGCTGTTTCAATCTCTCCTAGTTCCATTCGATAGCCACGGATTTTAACCTGGAAGTCTTTCCGCTCAATAAATTCCAGCGTGCCATCCGCTCGATATCGTCCCAAATCACCTGTTTGGTACAATCGTGAAAGTGGGTCAGAAGAAAATGGATTCGGAATAAATTTTTCAAAAGTCAAGCTATCCCGACTCCAGTATCCCTTCACTACACCCCTTCCACCGATATATATTTCACCGATAACACCAATCGGTAGAACATGGTGGTGTTCATCAAGTATATAAATCTGGGTATTAGCAATCGGTTTCCCAATGTAGGCAATTTGATCTGTGTCGACTACCTCATGCATTGCCGACCAAATTGTCGTTTCCGTTGGGCCATACATATTATAGATATTTGCAGTTGTTTTGCTCCGCATCTGTTGCATGAGTGAAGGCGGAAACGCTTCACCACCTACTAACAAGGTATCAAGTGATTGTAAAAATTGTTGTGAGTTAGGATCAGCCGCAATCATCTTGAGCCTTGACGGTGTAGTTTGCAGCATAGTGATCGGACGAATGTATGTCGTAGTTTCTCTAGTTATAGCTTCGAGCTCACTTTTTTTGGCGTATCTATCTTTGAATTGAGCAAGATGATGCAAGCCACGGACAACAGAAGCATGATCGATACCAAAGTCAAGTAAGCAGGCGATCTCATTAACACCAATATGATAGAGCTGCTCGACCAGTCTGTTGCAACTCTCTGGTGTACCAAGCAATGTTGCCGTATTCCAATAGCGTTGGAACGCTACTTCGAGAATTTGCTCAATATCCTCCTCTGATACGTTATTAATGTCGAACTCATCTGTGCCGATGTTAAGGTTTTGTGCTAAATTGCGAATTAAACTGACACTTGATCGCAGATAATCGCAAAACGGTTTTTTTACCTTATCTTGTACGTATTCAATGTCGTCATCAATAAAAGTATGCAACATGATTGACACTTTGAAGTGCTTAGGATCGTACCCGTTATCAAGTAGCGTTTCATGATACAGGCGAATGTTTTTCGCTAAATTGTGAATGTCTTGCCCAAGAAAATGGGTTAAGATGTTAGTCCCCATTTTTCCCGCTTGAATAAAAGATTCAGCAGTTCCCGTTGTCGTCACCCAAACTGGAACCTCGGATTGGATTGGTTTTGGAAAAGATTGAACTTCTATGGAGTATCCTTTGCCATTAGAACGAGTTAGTTTCTCACCACGCCATAATTGGCGGACTTCTTCCATTTGTCTAAACATATGAGCATAACGCTCTTCATAGTTTTCTGGACGTAAAACGAAGTCGTCCACATGCCATCCTGGTGCAAACGATAGGCCTACGCGTCCTTTTGAAAGATTATCCACGACCGACCACTCTTCAGCAATGCGCAGTGAGTCATGTAAAGGAGAAACGATGCTACCAGAGCGCAATTGCAAGTTTTGAGTAATCATAGCGAGCGCTGAGCTGATTACGGACGGATTAGGGTATAGCCCACCGAACTCGTGAAAATGGCGTTCTGGAGTCCATACAGCATTGAAGCCATGCTCATCTGCGAACTTCGTTGTCTCCAAAAGCAACGAATATTTATCGTCCACCTGTTGGTGATCGTAGCTTGAGAAAAAGAATACGCTGAAATCCATCTGTGGCTGTTCCTTATTCGTCAAGAAGCTGTCGTAGTTTTCATACGTATCATCTGGGCTAATTACAACTTGAATTCCACGCGTAAGTGTCCAGAATAGTTCTAGCACAGAAATATCAAAGGAGATCGTCGTTACCGATAAAAAGGCATCTGTTGCATTTGGCTGCAGCGTTTGATCCATCGCTGTAAAAAAGTTGCTTACATTGTCATGAGTAACCATTACACCTTTTGGATTACCAGTCGAGCCAGATGTGTAGATGACATAAGCCAAATCTGATCCTTGATTTATCACATGCGGTGTAGCGGTCGACTGCTTCACCAGCTCAGCATGTATCTGATCGAGGAATAGGCTAACAGTCTCAGACGTATCTACTAAACGTTGTTGGAAACGTGATTCTGTCAAGAGCACTTTCATGTGACTATCTTGGATAATATAACGAATGCGATCGGCTGGATACGTAGGATCGATTGGCACATAGGCTGCTCCGGATTTCAAAATAGCCAGCAAAGTTACAATCATCTGTTCACTACGATCTGCCATTATACCGATTAAGTCGCTGGGTTGAATTTGATATTGTATCCGCAAATAATGTGCAAGCTGATTAGAAAACTCATCCAGTTGACGATAGGTCAATGTTCGTTCTTGATAGACGACTGCCACTTCGTCAGGAGTTTTCTTTACTTGTTCATGGAACCAGTCTTGAATTGTTTTTTCATCAAATAAACATTGTTCAGTTTTATTAAACTCACTAATTATGTTATTTTTTTCCACCTGATCCAACAATTCTAGTTCAGCAATCAAGGGATCCGACACAGACGTAACTGTACGAAGGATATGCATAAAATGAGTTTTGAATTGTTCAGCTTGCTCTTTTTTGTAAACCAATTCATTGTAAATAAGCTTGATCTTTACCACCTGTTCAATCTGAATATGCAAGGTCAAATCATAATTTGGATG
It includes:
- a CDS encoding LLM class flavin-dependent oxidoreductase, translated to METNNAQIQKIYSLTSTQEGMLFHSIIDRTSGTYYQQAVFTVNGLLDPELLEKSFNLVIERYEIFRTMFVYEKIQTPKQIVLKERPLQVRVIDITHLDDEKKKTYVDDFITSDRSIGFDLTHDNLFRVTVIQTGIDSCHIVWGYHHILMDGWSSGIVLDELFRMYACLRAEKTCELEAVQPFSQFVKWLEQQNHEEAKAFWNQYLDQYEQPRSLPALDRGSASGQFKHGEIFFELDEEITDKLKEISKQHQVTINTVFEACFGVFLQKYSNHTDVVFGSVVSGRPPTLPGIDNMVGLFINTVPKRVKCEDNQVFSSLLQKIQRASLEAKDYEHYPLYEIQSQSQLKQELISHLLIFDNYPLSKGLDRLQDKQNMGFSVTNIQFTEHPNYDLTLHIQIEQVVKIKLIYNELVYKKEQAEQFKTHFMHILRTVTSVSDPLIAELELLDQVEKNNIISEFNKTEQCLFDEKTIQDWFHEQVKKTPDEVAVVYQERTLTYRQLDEFSNQLAHYLRIQYQIQPSDLIGIMADRSEQMIVTLLAILKSGAAYVPIDPTYPADRIRYIIQDSHMKVLLTESRFQQRLVDTSETVSLFLDQIHAELVKQSTATPHVINQGSDLAYVIYTSGSTGNPKGVMVTHDNVSNFFTAMDQTLQPNATDAFLSVTTISFDISVLELFWTLTRGIQVVISPDDTYENYDSFLTNKEQPQMDFSVFFFSSYDHQQVDDKYSLLLETTKFADEHGFNAVWTPERHFHEFGGLYPNPSVISSALAMITQNLQLRSGSIVSPLHDSLRIAEEWSVVDNLSKGRVGLSFAPGWHVDDFVLRPENYEERYAHMFRQMEEVRQLWRGEKLTRSNGKGYSIEVQSFPKPIQSEVPVWVTTTGTAESFIQAGKMGTNILTHFLGQDIHNLAKNIRLYHETLLDNGYDPKHFKVSIMLHTFIDDDIEYVQDKVKKPFCDYLRSSVSLIRNLAQNLNIGTDEFDINNVSEEDIEQILEVAFQRYWNTATLLGTPESCNRLVEQLYHIGVNEIACLLDFGIDHASVVRGLHHLAQFKDRYAKKSELEAITRETTTYIRPITMLQTTPSRLKMIAADPNSQQFLQSLDTLLVGGEAFPPSLMQQMRSKTTANIYNMYGPTETTIWSAMHEVVDTDQIAYIGKPIANTQIYILDEHHHVLPIGVIGEIYIGGRGVVKGYWSRDSLTFEKFIPNPFSSDPLSRLYQTGDLGRYRADGTLEFIERKDFQVKIRGYRMELGEIETAILRHSDVAEVAITTQADEHGDKQLIAYMVWKPNTDKRSKNVAQLRSFLAESLPGYMIPAYFATLEQLPLTPNGKIDRRALPVDWTLIDTGVEYVEASNDKEDILVSVWQKVLGINKVSVHDNFFSLGGDSIRAIQVSSLIQKYQYKIQINDLFKYPTIRELSQYVKPIKTKRTTNQLVEGGVRLTPIQHWFFQQNLTDTHHYNHAVMIHHEQGWDELLLRKVFTRLVEHHDALRMTFMIEGERVIQQIRGLTDRLFDYTLVDFRGEHVTPAIIEAEASNIQAGFDLSTGPLMAIGHFKTDHGDHLLIVIHHLVVDGISWRILLDDLASGYVQALNGEAIHFQDKTDSFKEWSTELHVYANSQTLRKESSYWEQLAKVPVVSLPQDQTVTDNRMQDSRTLTMHLNSEETNHLLKDVNHAYNTEINDILLTALALAMREWTGQNHTLIHLEGHGREPISENVDISRTVGWFTSLYPVMLESKEEEDVAYQIKYTKECLRKVPNKGIGYGILRYLTSVETEEASCLIMKPQIMFNYLGQFDQDISTDTFQISPFNTGPTLSHKVERQYHFEIVGIIQDSTLRLHFEYNEKMYNSSTVQNIITLYKKHLLAIINHCLNKKENEITPSDVGNDTLSIEELADYLEHL
- a CDS encoding serine hydrolase, whose product is MLRIEELEHQIMMEMEQARVPGLAIAIIHEKELIYANGFGVTSVQDSGVAITPQTLFRIGSISKLFTATLIMRLVEESILDLDTPITNYIPWFTLQNSAYNRLLTLRTLLSHSAGFSNGGDYLGSREPDGLRRHVCEELSKIELMAPPGKLHTYSNFHYNLAGCVAEEVTGKSFATLIQELVFSPLKMHSSTYDPLFAMTHSLALPHYLNDDHICVLHRFLENTAYHPSFFAMSTVTDLAQFALLHMNEGRYSEKQLLQNKSIKQMHDYNTPLFNTYQSGFGLGFFLQETDAGLRISRHFGDISSYSGDFVMHTEAGSAVIILNNRPFSHDKITRLVFEQLHLPLAKANTSKGVAKVINNKENWQSITGTFFGTNVGFVEITIEDQLQLTLNQQLIQLHSQTDDFLLGYDEQGNHVVNVGVVREVDGCVQYLMINNNRCHRYTPSSDMSSSSTASLEACCGTYSHHGFPDWVYHVTYQDNKLFMEEDGVTEALIPIGDGLFVSDNFKSVQFHLDEQGQVPYFRLHCSWKMERID